Sequence from the Ziziphus jujuba cultivar Dongzao chromosome 9, ASM3175591v1 genome:
AAGTAAGATGTATCTTACTTTGTTAAACTAAGATCCATATTTAATGATTATTAGATTACATTaaaagctaaaatttaaaattcaaaaatgatcaaatataaGTTTAATGATATCAGGACccaatgattaataaatttaattttacatcTCAACCCTTAATGCGAtcaaatgaataaaaaagaaaaatcttataTTAGTTCTCATATGAAGGATTTTATTTAAACCTGATTATacacacacactcacacacatatatatgtatatggaacCGGTCTCATGCAAACCAGTTCCTAGTTTATCCTAGACGACATGAAGATATGAACAAGAAAAATGAGATCCATAttcaataatcttttttttttttttttcatgttaatccttttaaaaaatttgaatattaaaagtcTAAAATAGAAAAGTGAATCTTTGAGGTAAACATttagatatttaataatatcatGTTAGTTGATCCATTTTCAGTCTCTACATTAGCATTGTTTCCCAATATAAGTTAGGAAATAGTTCGTAGGAGAAtgtttctttctctctcactctctctctctctctctctctctatatatatatatatatgtatatatatacacatatgtatatgcatTGAGTTCAAATTATCAGGGATGGCTGAGAAAATTTTCACTTGGCtgagatattttttattttgtaattttttttttttcttcctttgaaTTGTTGAGATCATGTAAGCAGATGAGACACCCACATAATTGTCCAGGGCTAGCTTGCAATAAAGAATTCAACGcaaaatttgaccaaaaatttaaaaataggaTGGAATGTATTATTTATGAAGTTTATTTTAAACTGCGTATATAAAACACAATTTTTAATATTCGTGATTGATAAAGAagctttttattcaaataatacagcatattattcatttatctaGCTTcagcaataaaaagaaaaccctCTAATTTCCATACTTGGCCTTGTAATCACTCCAAAGCTGATCAACGGTCTTCCCAAGCAGCTCAACAAAATAATTTGGGCTATAACCTGTTCTTGTTTTCTTGTTCAATTCAGCCACAAACCCATTTCTaagatcatttaaataatccaaaaaccTAGCGGTAACGTCGTAGCCTTGGTCCCACCTATCTCCTCCACCTGGCTGGACCCAGTGGCTTGGTGCATAGCCAGCCTTCAACCTCACAAAGTCAGCAATTCCTTCAATCAACCCACCTGGAGTCTGTCCGTTCCCATTCCACTGCCAGATATGTGTACTCTCATGATAAAGCACGCCAGTGATCTCCCTTTTCACGTCGCCCGAGTATCCCCCTATGTACCTCGCACTCACATGAATCTCGTTGTTCCTTGAGAACGCAACCCCTTCAATGTCCTCGATTATCAAACTGATTTTCGGCACGTCTTTTCGGTCAGCAGCATTATTTTGCTGGAGTAGCCTCCATATGAAGTCCGTGGCAGATATCAGTGTTTCCTTGCTGTAGTCGGCTCCGATCTCGTTGTTGAAACGCACACCGCCGGCTGTTGATCCAGCAGTATTGGTGACCACGTATTCGACTGCATTGATACCGTGGATGGCTGCAGCTGCTAGGATGACGGAGAGGAGAAAAAAATGGTGAGCCATTTTTTAGGTAGtttatgctttttcttttcttttttaatctcttTGATTTGGGTTATGaagaaaatgttatttatgGATACGGTTTATATGGAAAGTAAAAGGAAGATATTTTGGTATACAACTGGGTAACGGACCACTTGTGAAATTTAATAATGTGGACATGAAATTTATGGCATTGGTCATGAAGAAATATtgacttttccttttcttttggtctctacccaaacaaattaattaaattaccgAAGAATGAACTTATCCAAAAAAACGGACAAAGGGTTTGAACCAATATAAGTTTTTTtgtcaatggaaaaaaaaatgatttaggtTTTAATCTTTCTTTGCTAATTCTTTTGACTCGTTCAATTAAATTGTATTCTATCGGTTTATTTGGTTCTTTTTGGAGTTTTATGTGGTATTTTTTGGACCCTTATGAGTGCCTTGTTGTTTTTGTTATAATTCGTGATCAAgactattcaattttttttttatattcaattagattcttctttctttcaaaaataataaaagtaatattaataataaactaTTTGAGCTTTGATTTTAATACTAGCTTTGGTTTATTAGAGCGAAATTGATGGAGATAACGAGATGGTATATGTCTCCACGTTAAGTACAGACTATAGaagatataatattatatagtttcACACTTGAGACATGACTAACATTCTAACCGTATTGAAATGAAGGATATAGAATAGAGACACAAATGGAAAATAAGTTATACATGTATACCGAGAGGTTCATACGTATATGGGTGAATTTCATGTGTGAATTTCttaactatataaatatatatagtgatATCCTTagttgtggattttttttttaatgtatttacaTTCGTAAATAGaacgttttttaaaaaaatagtcatttttgtataatattattgacAATAATTTTTTGTCTTTACAGATATCTGTATAATAAAACAAGTACTGTAGATGTCcacattataaaaaatatatataatattaatatatatataatccagcTCACATTAGGACGatgtgataattttaatattatattttttttattagcattTATATCATATTAaggattaagatttaaaattaaaaaataatatatataaatttaatgacatactaaaattctattttaaaaaaataaatatatcgaaatctaataattaataaatataattttaaatctcaactttttTTAACACGATccaaaggtttaaaaaaaaactaacattGATCCCGACATTAATGAAATAATTTGAATTGATTCTATACATATTTTTCTAATAGGGCTTGCataactaaaacaaaattaataataaggcAATTACATCGTTATAGATTTAAAAACctgcaaaaatggaaaaaaaaaaaaagtctgtgtttaaaaaatattaaattctatGATTAATTGTATTGCTCAAATCTTGTGACCATAAATGTTGGTGTGAAAATCTTGTGCTTAAAAGTTCTTCTCATAATTAAATACTTTGTTAAGTTTAGTGCGTGACAACTAAGCAACTTTGTGACCAGAACTTACAACTAGGTCAGATTTTATTACATATTCATAGGCTTCCACCCCTAAattcaatattcaaattttaaccTGGCTAAAAATCTCTCCTcacatattataattaaaaaatatatataaaactttattacggttaacccaaaaaaaaaaaaaaaaaatttagtcacacatatgttaaaatatatatatatatatatatatatatatatatactggataaataattgtaaacaagAATAACATCtttgttataattaaaaataataataataacattttttaactATGTTTGGGTTGTGACTAATGTAAAATTTAGCCAAAATTTGCCGTTctaaaaaaattccattagTGTATCGGTAGGATTGGCCCAATAATGAAAACATTAAGAGTACATCTATACTACCAGATTTTAATTGTGGGTAAAAAAATCCTCCCTTCCCCAAAGTtgtattcaaaaaagaaaaattgcattCGTTACTAACATTTtcttgtaataaaaataaaaaataaaaaattgctccTATAATAGAGAGAGATAATAACATCCATTacgaaccccaaaaaaaaaaaaaaaaattccattacaTAGATAAtcgtatttttgaatttttgcaaccagctagtaaaaatataagtagaataaaaattaaaaattagagaTTACTCCTACTTTGGCAAGCGATTATCCAATTCATTAAGTCCGAATTTTTAATTTGAGAAAgttctttccaaaaaaattttaaaaaaaaaatcagaaagttgaaacatatataacaaaccAAATCGAATGGTATTAGATATCCACTATTTAAGTACTTAATTaagataattataataaatgataTCGTAATATCCACACCACACATCTTACGGACCGGATGCAATTAGAGAGCTGTCTACATTGACTTGGACTTTGGCTTTCTACCGACAAAGACAAAACGATATGGGAAATGGTCCTCTTTTAAAACCGACATATATTGATTACTTTTGATTCACAAAAATACATTATTACTTTTAGCAATTGaatataattcaataaaattttataaatatattcttcAATTTCTACAGGGTTGATTTCATGTACTAATATATTAGAaaggtttttaataaatattatccctctttccataataaataaaataataataataaaaaaacacaacaaTTTCCTTTTAAAAGGGAAGAATATATTGATGGGTTGTGAAAAGGACCAgtttaaaaagccaaaaaaaaaaaaaaaaaaagagagagagagagagagaaaagggcTGATTTAAAGTAgaactttttttatatatatattttattctgcAATTGTGAGAATGAGGAATTTCTAAAAGATTTTGTGTCTTGCatttttaagatatataaatatttaaacttaGTATGACATATTATAGGCCAATCGTAAGCCATATCTATGCCTTAGGAAAGGCCATATTAAAGAGTTCTTTGCTAacgtatttagtttttttattttttatttaattgtgtcTAATTTGCTTAATGTTAATTTGTGGTAGTTATAGCTTATTAAATATCTTAGGTTTCTTTACATGTATATAATTGCATGAATTGAATAATAATACATGTTTGTCGCACTATATTTTAGTAGAGAACATATTCCACAATAGTAgtttttgacatatatatatatatatatatatataattttttatgatatggatatttatacattaaaaaatagCAATATCCATACTTCATAGATTCTTTTTATCTATAAAGTTTACATACAACCgtatcataaaatttatatatataaatatttttaatatatatatatatattgaaaatcagATCCATATCGAAtcaattttaatagtttttagcatcaaatatttttttattaatttttatatcgcttcaaatattataatttaaaaattaattaacaatttaatatagatttagagatctattaaaaaaaattttagataaaataaattgtgcagaaatgtaataaatcataaatatattattaaattttaatctttaaaacggtctattcattaatttatgaaattctaataataaaattatgcaTAAGGTGGATGTGAAGTaaatgttgttttatatatatatatatatatatataggagaagTAAGGTCagaattatgattattaattttagGAGGCAGAAGATTTTCTTTAAGTGTAGAATTTCAACGTAATTTATAAAAAAGGTTTTAGTTATGTTTTACACTGTATACCGTATTAGTTAGAAATTTCCAATAGAAAAGGACAATAAATCCGCTGGTAGAAAACAAAGGAGAAAAATCAAGGGAAGAGGGACCCAGTtcaaatattcatttaaatttaaaagcattCTACTTACAAACGCTGTAGTTTCCTGTCTCCTCCATAACTCCAACgccatttaataataataaataaaaagtctcCTAAATGACCTAACATCTGTCTCTGCAGTCCTGCCTAACTAGATGATAAAGTCAAGCTGATTTATCattgccaaaaataataataataataataatcaaactgACTCATAGTCAAAGAAACTGTATACTGTCTGGGAAACGCGCCATTCTACTCCTAAATTCGACCAGTATTTGGAAGTTTTGTTGAATGGTAAAACTTGGAATCAATTAGATTCGGagggaatttctttttttaagtttagaatatattataattcaatattaattaaaacaatgaaaaaaaatcaataaaaaaaaagaattcataaatttcacaaatataaaattggttaaatggtatgcatttaacaaatatttacatttttcataTCGTGTATTCCAATAATTAGTGTAGGATTATacgtactatatatatacaaattctaATAATGTGGATATCACAccattttaatttgtaaatatcCACATAAAATTCTACAAAGTTTAATGTACTAatattcataactttttaacgtaTAAATATCAACAccgtaagaaaataaataaataaaaaaaggttcaaTGTGTGAAGTTTTTGATAAATCACTTTAGCTCTTAATTGGATATACCTAAAGACGAATAAACATCGGTAAGTTATAAATAGTTatgttaatgatttttttgattatatataaatatatgtagaaATTCTTATTGCTCGTTAGCTTTTTTATGTATGCTGTTCTCTCTTTGTTTATATTAAtacatatctatacatatatatataatatctaattGAATGCCAAAAACCCAAATTTCCCAATTGAGATTCCTTAATCCCCAATCcacaaatctaaaaaaataaaataaaataaaatgtgtttAGAGTTCTAATTTGAAATTTCTGCTTTGATTCGGATCTCAGTCCGTAGATTCTTCTCCAAACTTTCAT
This genomic interval carries:
- the LOC125424287 gene encoding uncharacterized protein LOC125424287, which encodes MAHHFFLLSVILAAAAIHGINAVEYVVTNTAGSTAGGVRFNNEIGADYSKETLISATDFIWRLLQQNNAADRKDVPKISLIIEDIEGVAFSRNNEIHVSARYIGGYSGDVKREITGVLYHESTHIWQWNGNGQTPGGLIEGIADFVRLKAGYAPSHWVQPGGGDRWDQGYDVTARFLDYLNDLRNGFVAELNKKTRTGYSPNYFVELLGKTVDQLWSDYKAKYGN